From Streptomyces chrestomyceticus JCM 4735, one genomic window encodes:
- a CDS encoding Stk1 family PASTA domain-containing Ser/Thr kinase, translating to MSQDGAQDGYEGRSVGGGRYQLRDLLGAGGMASVHLAYDSVLDREVAIKTLHTELGREQAFRERFRREAQSVAKLTHTNIVSVFDSGEDELDGGLVPYIVMEYVAGQPLRSDLDNDIARHGAMPTEKALKITADVLAALEASHEMGLVHRDIKPGNVMLNKRGVVKVMDFGIARAMQSGVTSMTQTGMVVGTPQYLSPEQALGRGVDARSDLYSVGIMLFELLTGRLPFDADSPLAIAYAHVQEEPPVPSGINRSLPPAVDALVARALKKNPNERFPTAEAMRDECLRVAGSGQSGATPLIISEGPRARTSGASVASAVFPTASPNAAGPHTPAPPNVQTPYQPTQAAPQAGPHAGPRMGPGPSAGGGAGFGPSAPSTPPPVNAYPGQGPIPGQGPMGASGPMGASGPIGASGPMGASGPIPAQGPLPGPGPAPFNSGFQTPPPYAGPSTPAPAPAPVGPRPGGSRPGGRGNTPVIVVSAIVGVVVVTAIAIGIGLSGGSDSTNTRRTSPYTYSPSPSVKPEDPTATISTSRCTDPAKSYSQKGKIFLPSFYGKNLTSVKACMDAAGWSYDVSERSSSLYGKNTVVSQSPSGLWDPKGGEKIHLTVSTGRSS from the coding sequence ATGAGCCAGGACGGCGCTCAGGACGGGTACGAGGGCCGTTCGGTCGGCGGGGGACGCTACCAGCTCCGTGATCTTCTGGGCGCCGGCGGCATGGCGTCCGTGCACCTCGCGTACGACAGCGTCCTGGACCGCGAGGTCGCGATCAAGACGCTGCACACCGAGCTCGGCCGCGAGCAGGCGTTCCGCGAGCGCTTCCGGCGCGAGGCCCAGTCCGTGGCGAAGCTCACGCACACCAACATCGTCTCGGTGTTCGACTCCGGCGAGGACGAGCTGGACGGCGGCCTGGTGCCGTACATCGTCATGGAGTACGTCGCGGGTCAGCCGCTCCGCTCCGATCTGGACAACGACATCGCCCGGCACGGCGCGATGCCCACCGAGAAGGCCCTGAAGATCACCGCCGATGTGCTGGCCGCCCTGGAGGCCAGCCACGAGATGGGGCTGGTCCACCGGGACATCAAGCCCGGCAACGTCATGCTGAACAAGCGCGGCGTCGTCAAGGTCATGGACTTCGGCATCGCCCGCGCCATGCAGTCCGGCGTCACCTCCATGACGCAGACCGGCATGGTCGTCGGCACCCCGCAGTACCTCTCGCCCGAGCAGGCCCTGGGCCGCGGCGTGGACGCCCGCTCCGACCTGTACTCGGTCGGCATCATGCTCTTCGAGCTGCTGACCGGCCGGCTCCCCTTCGACGCGGACTCCCCGCTGGCCATCGCGTACGCGCACGTCCAGGAGGAGCCGCCGGTCCCCTCCGGCATCAACCGGTCGCTGCCGCCCGCCGTGGACGCGCTGGTCGCCCGTGCGCTGAAGAAGAACCCCAACGAGCGGTTCCCGACCGCCGAAGCGATGCGCGACGAGTGCCTGCGCGTCGCCGGGTCGGGCCAGTCCGGCGCCACGCCGCTGATCATCAGCGAGGGCCCGCGCGCCCGCACCAGCGGCGCCTCGGTGGCCTCCGCGGTCTTCCCGACCGCGTCCCCGAACGCCGCCGGGCCGCACACCCCGGCACCGCCGAACGTCCAGACGCCGTACCAGCCGACGCAGGCCGCGCCGCAGGCCGGACCGCATGCCGGACCGCGAATGGGTCCCGGGCCGTCGGCGGGCGGCGGGGCGGGGTTCGGGCCGTCGGCGCCGTCCACGCCGCCGCCGGTGAACGCTTATCCGGGGCAGGGGCCGATTCCTGGTCAGGGGCCGATGGGGGCCTCGGGGCCGATGGGGGCCTCGGGTCCGATCGGGGCGTCCGGGCCCATGGGCGCGTCGGGCCCGATCCCGGCGCAGGGTCCGCTCCCGGGCCCGGGCCCGGCTCCGTTCAACAGCGGCTTCCAGACCCCACCGCCGTACGCCGGCCCGTCGACGCCCGCTCCGGCGCCCGCACCGGTCGGCCCGCGGCCGGGCGGCAGCCGTCCCGGCGGCCGCGGCAACACCCCGGTGATCGTCGTCTCCGCCATCGTCGGCGTGGTCGTGGTCACCGCGATCGCCATCGGCATCGGCCTGAGCGGCGGCAGCGACAGCACGAACACGCGCCGCACCAGCCCGTACACCTACTCGCCGTCCCCGTCGGTCAAGCCCGAGGACCCGACGGCCACCATCTCCACCTCGCGCTGCACCGACCCGGCCAAGAGCTACAGCCAGAAGGGCAAGATCTTCCTGCCGTCCTTCTACGGCAAGAACCTGACCTCGGTGAAGGCGTGCATGGACGCGGCCGGCTGGTCGTACGACGTCTCCGAGCGCAGCAGCTCCCTCTACGGCAAGAACACCGTCGTCAGCCAGTCCCCGTCCGGCCTGTGGGACCCCAAGGGCGGCGAGAAGATTCACCTGACCGTGTCCACGGGGCGCAGTTCGTAG
- a CDS encoding protein kinase domain-containing protein: MAPTQSPQGPSDPDATGSHSPDANPSDAPEMWGNGGLVGDGRYRLTRRLGRGGMAEVFAAEDVRLGRTVAVKLLRADLAEDPVSKARFTREAQSVAGLNHHAVVAVYDSGEDYVGGNTVPYIVMELVEGRTIRDLLLNADAPPPDQALIIVSGVLEALAYSHQHGIVHRDIKPANVIITHGGAVKVMDFGIARALHGAQSTMTQTGMVMGTPQYLSPEQALGKTVDTRSDLYATGCLLYELLALRPPFTGETPLSVVYQHVQDMPVPPSEVAGSVPPELDGLVMRSLAKDPDDRFQTAEEMRGLVQYALQMLHEQGGHTGTWNTGPVAVHEGGHTPALGSVAATTALPHPDHGQTTAQPILPPTMRDGDGGYEGGHRPAKGGRGKIWLIAALAVIAIAVGVAIALKNAGGDGKPDTKPTPTPSASQSSEEKPSEEPSDEPTNTYTQPGGSGGNSHTYNPPTTRYPSTPRTSQPPSSPPPTSKPPTTTPTSKPTNGNTSSGNTSSGANGGNGGDSNGNTSSGNTSSGNTNAGTSAGSGPGGSGAVGDLNGD, encoded by the coding sequence ATGGCACCGACGCAGAGCCCCCAGGGCCCGTCCGATCCTGATGCCACCGGCTCCCACTCTCCTGATGCAAATCCTTCCGATGCACCGGAGATGTGGGGCAATGGCGGTTTGGTGGGCGACGGACGCTACCGGCTCACGCGCCGGCTCGGCCGTGGCGGCATGGCGGAGGTGTTCGCCGCCGAGGACGTGCGCCTCGGCCGCACCGTCGCCGTCAAGCTGCTGCGGGCCGACCTCGCGGAGGACCCGGTCTCCAAGGCCCGCTTCACCCGTGAGGCACAGTCCGTCGCGGGGCTGAACCACCACGCGGTGGTGGCGGTGTACGACTCCGGCGAGGACTACGTCGGCGGCAACACCGTGCCGTACATCGTGATGGAGCTGGTCGAGGGCCGCACCATCCGTGACCTGCTGCTGAACGCGGACGCGCCGCCGCCGGACCAGGCGCTGATCATCGTCTCCGGGGTGCTGGAGGCGCTGGCCTACAGCCACCAGCACGGCATCGTGCACCGCGACATCAAGCCGGCGAACGTGATCATCACGCACGGCGGCGCGGTCAAGGTGATGGACTTCGGCATCGCCCGCGCGCTGCACGGCGCGCAGTCGACGATGACCCAGACCGGCATGGTCATGGGCACGCCGCAGTACCTGTCGCCCGAGCAGGCCCTCGGCAAGACCGTGGACACCCGCTCCGACCTGTACGCGACCGGCTGCCTGCTGTACGAACTGCTGGCCCTGCGCCCCCCGTTCACCGGCGAGACCCCGCTGTCGGTCGTCTACCAGCACGTCCAGGACATGCCGGTGCCGCCCTCCGAGGTCGCCGGGTCGGTGCCGCCGGAGCTGGACGGCCTGGTGATGCGCTCGCTGGCCAAGGACCCGGACGACCGTTTCCAGACCGCTGAGGAGATGCGCGGGCTGGTCCAGTACGCCCTGCAGATGCTGCACGAGCAGGGCGGCCACACCGGTACGTGGAACACCGGCCCGGTCGCCGTGCACGAGGGCGGGCACACCCCGGCCCTGGGCTCGGTCGCCGCCACCACGGCGCTGCCGCACCCGGACCACGGACAGACCACGGCCCAGCCGATCCTGCCCCCCACCATGCGGGACGGCGACGGCGGCTACGAGGGCGGGCACCGGCCCGCCAAGGGCGGCCGCGGCAAGATCTGGCTGATCGCGGCGCTCGCGGTGATCGCCATCGCGGTCGGCGTGGCCATCGCGCTGAAGAACGCGGGCGGTGACGGGAAGCCGGACACGAAGCCGACCCCCACCCCGTCGGCCTCCCAGAGCTCCGAGGAGAAGCCCTCCGAGGAGCCGTCCGACGAGCCGACCAACACGTACACGCAGCCGGGCGGCTCGGGCGGCAACTCGCACACGTACAACCCGCCGACGACGCGCTACCCGAGCACGCCGCGCACCTCCCAGCCGCCCAGCTCGCCGCCGCCGACGAGCAAGCCCCCGACGACGACGCCGACCAGCAAGCCGACCAACGGCAACACGTCGAGCGGCAACACGAGCAGCGGTGCCAACGGCGGCAACGGCGGTGACTCCAACGGCAACACGTCCAGCGGCAACACCAGCAGCGGCAACACGAACGCCGGGACGAGCGCGGGCAGCGGTCCGGGCGGCAGCGGTGCCGTCGGCGACCTGAACGGCGACTGA
- a CDS encoding bacterial proteasome activator family protein gives MDMPMNERSQESPHVLVVGPDGMALGSAGSGGGDGDDESREVPVTDMVEQPAKVMRIGSMIKQLLEEVKAAPLDEASRVRLKEIHSSSVKELEDGLAPELVEELERLSLPFTDDSVPTDAELRIAQAQLVGWLEGLFHGIQTALFAQQMAARAQLEQMRRALPPGAVPSDDMEQPNPGQGGARSGPYL, from the coding sequence ATGGATATGCCGATGAACGAACGGTCGCAGGAGAGCCCGCACGTCCTGGTGGTCGGCCCGGACGGAATGGCTCTCGGCAGCGCCGGCTCCGGTGGCGGGGACGGCGACGACGAGTCCCGCGAGGTTCCCGTGACGGACATGGTCGAACAGCCCGCAAAGGTCATGCGCATCGGCAGCATGATCAAGCAGCTTCTCGAAGAGGTGAAGGCGGCGCCGCTGGACGAGGCGAGCCGGGTGCGTCTCAAGGAGATCCACTCCAGCTCGGTCAAGGAGCTGGAGGACGGCCTGGCGCCCGAGCTGGTCGAGGAGCTGGAGCGGCTGTCCCTGCCGTTCACCGACGACTCGGTGCCCACCGACGCGGAACTGCGGATCGCGCAGGCCCAGTTGGTCGGCTGGCTGGAGGGCCTGTTCCACGGCATCCAGACCGCGCTGTTCGCCCAGCAGATGGCGGCGCGCGCCCAGTTGGAGCAGATGCGCCGCGCGCTGCCGCCCGGTGCGGTGCCGTCCGACGACATGGAGCAGCCCAACCCCGGCCAGGGCGGCGCCCGCTCGGGCCCGTACCTCTGA